A genomic stretch from Arachis stenosperma cultivar V10309 chromosome 3, arast.V10309.gnm1.PFL2, whole genome shotgun sequence includes:
- the LOC130968649 gene encoding AP-3 complex subunit delta codes for MAGSSIMENLFQRTLEDLIKGMRLQLIGESAFISKAVEEIRREIKSTDPHTKSTALHKLCYLSAIHGLDISWAAFHAVELMSSSRFSHKSVGYHAAALSFHDATPVLLLTTNQLRKDLSSPNPFEASLALQTLSRIATVDLARDLTPEVFSLLSSGRVFVRKKAIAVVLRVFDKYPDAVRVCFKRLVENLESSDPQIVSAVVGVFCELASRDPRSYLPLAPEFYRVLVDCKNNWVLIKVLKIFAKLAPLEPRLAKRIVEPICEIMRATGAKSVMFECVRTVLTSLGDHDSGIKLAVSKVKELLVDEDPNLRYLGLQALSVASEKHLWAVLENKESVIKSLSDEDSNIRVESLRLVMAMVSESNVTEISGVLVNYALKSDPEFCNEILGSVLTTCSRNVYEIVVDFDWYVSLLGEMARIPSCQESEEIERQLIDIGMRVKDARLQLVRVARDLLIDPAFLGNACLHRILCAAAWVAGEYIDFAGNLFEIIDALLQPRTNLLPPSIRAVYIHSALKVLVFCLDCYLMQNEDGNLVVGQSDPFIGKRCSVAPESATCQSSNLEQHDDLTFDPRNTTESPEDLSVFENNADTAVTQGPAITHEYMLGLLDRIELVLGPLTANQDVEVLDRASNILAFVRLVKAELIDNASQKANTADKKDTQVSAIITLMRDAFVTDLGPVSVSAQGRVAVPDGLDLKENLDDLSALCGDIELPSSSSFGIGGPQFGTSSDATSTGLLKNEESGLVNESTSLLEHRKRHGLYYLPSEKNEISQYDYPPANDPRSNSNSDEAAELAKLTEQSLVLKKKPNQTKPRPVVVKLDDGDVVPLPISNKRPEPRDDSLSGAIKDILLGSTTKPSSSQSNPSDKSSSKRKEKKKQVAADIPSQIKENLGDAEGPGLENPGSSSKDHDYVKERRERGKEKIVEGEGHDQKARKKKSSHRHGKHKTRQKANSPLNVVSQTPEIPDFLL; via the coding sequence ATGGCGGGGTCATCGATAATGGAGAACCTGTTCCAGAGGACACTGGAGGACCTCATAAAAGGGATGAGGCTCCAGCTGATCGGCGAATCCGCCTTTATATCGAAGGCGGTTGAGGAGATCCGCCGCGAGATCAAGTCCACTGATCCCCACACGAAGTCCACCGCCCTCCACAAGCTCTGCTACCTCTCCGCCATCCACGGCCTCGACATCTCCTGGGCCGCCTTCCACGCCGTCGAGCTCATGTCCTCCTCCCGCTTCTCCCACAAGTCCGTCGGTTACCATGCCGCCGCCCTCTCCTTCCATGACGCCACCCCCGTCCTCCTCCTCACCACCAACCAGCTCCGCAAGGACCTCTCTTCCCCCAACCCCTTCGAGGCTTCTCTCGCCCTTCAAACCCTCTCTCGCATCGCCACCGTCGATCTCGCTAGGGATTTGACCCCTGAGGTATTCTCCCTTCTCTCCTCCGGTAGGGTTTTCGTTAGGAAGAAGGCGATTGCCGTCGTTTTGAGGGTTTTCGATAAGTATCCTGACGCTGTTAGGGTTTGCTTCAAGCGTTTAGTTGAGAATCTCGAGAGTTCTGATCCTCAGATTGTGAGTGCGGTTGTTGGGGTTTTCTGCGAGCTCGCTTCCAGGGATCCGCGGTCGTATCTTCCATTGGCGCCCGAGTTTTACAGGGTTTTGGTTGATTGTAAGAACAATTGGGTTTTGATCAAGGTGCTTAAGATTTTCGCGAAGTTGGCTCCTCTGGAACCAAGGTTGGCCAAGAGGATTGTTGAGCCGATTTGCGAGATTATGAGGGCGACTGGGGCAAAATCGGTGATGTTTGAGTGTGTTAGGACCGTGCTCACTAGCTTGGGTGACCATGATTCTGGAATTAAGCTGGCTGTTTCCAAGGTCAAGGAGTTGCTGGTTGATGAGGATCCCAATCTTAGGTATCTTGGGCTCCAGGCACTTTCTGTTGCATCCGAGAAGCACTTGTGGGCTGTCTTGGAGAATAAGGAATCTGTGATCAAGTCCTTGAGTGATGAGGATTCCAATATTAGGGTCGAGTCTTTGCGCCTTGTGATGGCCATGGTCTCTGAGAGCAATGTGACTGAGATCTCCGGGGTCTTGGTCAATTATGCTCTGAAATCTGACCCGGAATTCTGTAATGAGATATTGGGTTCTGTTTTGACGACTTGTTCTCGGAATGTGTATGAGATTGTTGTTGACTTCGATTGGTATGTGTCTCTTCTTGGAGAAATGGCAAGGATTCCCAGTTGCCAAGAGAGTGAGGAAATAGAGCGACAGCTTATTGATATTGGTATGAGAGTTAAGGATGCTAGGCTGCAGCTTGTCCGTGTTGCTCGTGATCTGTTGATTGACCCTGCATTTCTGGGTAATGCGTGCTTGCATAGGATATTATGCGCTGCTGCCTGGGTTGCTGGGGAGTATATTGACTTCGCCGGCAATCTGTTTGAGATCATCGATGCACTTCTGCAACCTCGAACCAATCTATTGCCTCCATCAATAAGAGCAGTTTATATCCACTCTGCTCTTAAAGTTTTGGTATTTTGCCTGGATTGTTACCTTATGCAGAATGAAGATGGTAATTTGGTTGTGGGACAGTCTGATCCGTTTATTGGAAAAAGATGCAGTGTGGCTCCTGAATCAGCAACATGTCAAAGCTCGAATCTTGAACAGCATGATGATTTGACTTTTGACCCAAGGAACACAACCGAGTCTCCTGAAGATCTTTCAGTTTTTGAGAATAATGCTGATACAGCTGTTACGCAGGGTCCTGCAATTACACACGAATATATGCTTGGCCTATTGGATCGAATTGAATTAGTCTTGGGCCCCCTAACAGCAAATCAGGATGTTGAAGTACTGGACAGAGCGTCTAACATACTTGCCTTTGTTCGGTTGGTTAAAGCAGAACTAATTGATAATGCAAGCCAGAAGGCGAACACAGCGGACAAGAAAGATACTCAAGTTTCAGCTATCATCACATTGATGCGTGATGCATTTGTTACAGACCTTGGTCCAGTCTCGGTAAGTGCGCAGGGAAGAGTTGCGGTACCAGATGGCTTGGATCTTAAAGAGAACCTTGACGACTTATCAGCACTATGTGGTGATATAGAACTGCCTTCATCAAGTTCATTTGGCATAGGAGGTCCTCAGTTCGGCACTTCTTCTGACGCAACTTCAACTGGTCTTCTAAAGAATGAAGAATCAGGGCTAGTAAATGAGTCTACATCTTTGCTTGAACACCGGAAGCGACATGGACTGTATTACCTGCCTTCAGAGAAGAATGAGATTTCTCAGTATGATTATCCTCCTGCAAATGATCCAAGGTCAAACAGTAATAGTGATGAAGCTGCAGAGCTGGCCAAGCTGACAGAGCAATCACTTGTTTTGAAgaaaaaaccgaaccaaactaAACCCAGACCTGTGGTAGTTAAATTGGATGATGGAGATGTGGTGCCATTGCCAATCTCAAACAAGAGACCTGAGCCAAGGGATGATTCACTTTCTGGTGCTATAAAAGATATTCTGCTAGGAAGTACAACCAAGCCAAGTTCATCTCAGAGTAATCCTTCGGATAAGTCATCAAGCAAGCGCaaagagaaaaagaagcaaGTTGCAGCAGATATTCCATCTCAAATAAAGGAAAATCTGGGTGATGCAGAAGGTCCTGGCCTTGAGAATCCGGGATCCAGTAGCAAGGATCATGATTATGttaaagaaagaagagaaagaggtAAAGAGAAGATTGTTGAAGGGGAAGGGCATGATCAGAAGGCAAGGAAGAAAAAGAGTAGTCACCGCCATGGTAAGCATAAAACTCGTCAAAAAGCCAATTCACCATTAAACGTGGTCTCACAAACACCCGAAATTCCAGACTTTCTTTTGTAA